One part of the Schistosoma mansoni, WGS project CABG00000000 data, chromosome 1 unplaced supercontig 0153, strain Puerto Rico, whole genome shotgun sequence genome encodes these proteins:
- a CDS encoding ste20-related kinase codes for MLKRVFNCLNGKV; via the coding sequence ATGTTAAAGAGGGTATTCAATTGTTTGAATGGGAAAGTATGA